The window AAGCTCGAAGCTATTCGAGGGTTCCGTTCATTGTTATGCAACAGTGTAATTCCTGAAGCGGAAGCCATTTCAATGACACAAGTCGTCTGATTCCCCAACACCCCAAAAGAAGCTTCAATTTCTCGCCCAAGAGGATCGAGTACAGTCGTTTTTAGATAGTGACCATTTGTTGCTAATACCAATGCGTCTACTGTTCCTTCTCCGCCATCAGCAACCGGTAACAAAACCGTATCTACGTTGGCATTTACTAGTTTAATGCCTCTTTCTATCGCTTTTGCAGCTTCGAGTGCTGTTAATGTTCCTTTAAAAGAGTCTGGACTTATTACAACTTTCATCCTCCTGCTCCTTTCAAACCAAAACCGGTTATTAGTTAAGCGCTTACAACAATTATAATGAGAAACTATGGAAATTAGCATTATGTTAGGTGTACAATATAACTGTATTAGTACAGTATCTTTTTTATACGGGGTGTATAAAATGTTATCTATTAAGTTAGCTGAGGAAATTGTCGATCAAACCATGTTGCGACTTCATCACAATATTAATGTTATTAGTCCAAATGGTGTTATATTAGCTTCTGGTGATAAAGAACGCATCGATCTGATCCATGAGGGTGCCATAGAAGTTGTGCGTACAGGTATGCCTCTTTTAATTGATGAAAATCTTTCAAAACAATTTCAGAATTGCAAGCCCGGTGTCAACATGCCGATTCGATTTCATGAAGATATTATTGGGGTTATCGGAATTACTGGAGATCCACATGGATTGAGTGAAATAGCCAATTTAGTACAATTGACAACTGAAATGATGGTCCATCAAGTATTAACAGAAAGCGAAAGTGAATGGCAGCGAAAAAATGGGGATTTCATCTTCAAGGCTTTGATCGAAAACGAGCCCATTCACAGTATCATCACGGAACGAATACATAAACTACCCTTTCCATTGAAGGAACCCTTCCAAATTATTTTACTAAAGCAGGAAGGAAATCATTCTTCCAATACTTTATCGATCAACCTAGAAAACATTTTGTATAAACAACCCATTCTTTTTGGGCAATTGGAGCTAAATGAATATT is drawn from Lysinibacillus sp. SGAir0095 and contains these coding sequences:
- a CDS encoding sugar diacid recognition domain-containing protein, with the translated sequence MLSIKLAEEIVDQTMLRLHHNINVISPNGVILASGDKERIDLIHEGAIEVVRTGMPLLIDENLSKQFQNCKPGVNMPIRFHEDIIGVIGITGDPHGLSEIANLVQLTTEMMVHQVLTESESEWQRKNGDFIFKALIENEPIHSIITERIHKLPFPLKEPFQIILLKQEGNHSSNTLSINLENILYKQPILFGQLELNEYYICLCGEAVKHVKSILHQLTKLRKKLEIYMGIGPVVNSLEELSYGFNSAKTALSFSVEVRKDTFFEEIEVYTLLKNKNHHDVRKFLSKTIFGLSEKMMNTLETFFESDLQINICADRLQIHRHTLTYRLNKIHELTGYHPQNFKDAFVLKLALMLSKQH